A stretch of DNA from Solenopsis invicta isolate M01_SB chromosome 5, UNIL_Sinv_3.0, whole genome shotgun sequence:
GAAGTTTCGAaagctgtgtgaagacggaatgagacaAGAGGTTTGCACCAGGACATAAGAAAAGTTtcaaatctcctctttcgattgttatggttgatcaacttttttagtcaactagaatttgaacggcacgccAGCAAAGTTTCGTTAAGGTCTGTGGGACTGCTAttgtgtgtgagtgaaactCTTTTGTGAattatcttatgtaaaaaaactggacaaaacacgttcgaaGTGGTATGTTCGCGTATgttactttgtctaaagttaaaatattatatttccgtGGAAAAGGGGACTTCTGCGCAGAGTccgaaatgtattataaaaaacattaatttggaatttttgacaccttgagttaatcaaatatatctcatatttgccttgttacgtaagtatattttttaatagaaatgacaatgacaaacttttttttgaagtataactctttagttttaaaacgccgtattgtaaagtccttaaaagtttttgtttgcggagatatgattttttaaagaaaaagtagatttttgaacaatttctcatttttgcttaatggtttttttataactttacaataaatctttttttggcaatgccgattatgtaGTCACATTTCTAAGATTCcaaacttttgttaaaaaaaaaaaaaaagaattgtaaaaaaatattgattctcaaaggtgaaaaagtctcccagacccaaaaatgtgtttccgtattttacaggatcggtgtgttcaaggattaagaaaaaaaaaacggatttgTGATGAAAAATTGACAAATGCTAACTATATGTTTTGTAATTAGATTTTTAGTAAATGTATGAATCATAATAATTTGCTCTAAGAAAAAACAATAGGTTAATTATTCTGGTTAACCTTTAAAATGTTCTTCAACACTGTGTAAAACATGAGCGCATAATCTCCCCACATTAGAACTCGGCTAATTAACAACATCATTTGCATCCAACTCAACAAGATTGCGATGCTGATGGAATGTAGCACCCAGTCCATGCAATGCACTCGAGACTCGATTTCTTCCTTTGAACACTTTACGAACTTTCCCGCTATCGATGTTATCAAGGATAATATGGCGCATATGAATGACAACCATGGTTCTAATTGTCTCAAATAATTCCTGAAATGTTTAGTCATATATGTCAAGCATCGATTAACAATTAATCGATAAATGCAAGGTTTTATTATTTGGATGCGTATTTACTTTGGTTTTGATATAACTTGAATCGTATTGTAAAGCAAAAATATGCAAGACCACAATGCTACGATTGTTTGAGTCACCACGTGATCTGTATCATTTTGTGCAATCATTAAAGCATAGTTTgagagaaaaataacaaaagacaAGTGTATGAATATaagaacaaagaaaaatattcttaatctCTCCCACTTTAATCCGAGAAAGGTCTCTACAACTGGATGCTGTAATATTGCCAGTTGCTTTATATTCGAAGCTGCGGCAATAATAGCTGTGACTACTGCCATTTGCGTCTGATCTTCTGGAACCAATATACTGAAGTCGATCTTGATCTTTAACAAAGATCCCATTCATTAGAATTCAGTAAAGAGAACATGGTAGAAAAAGAAAGTAGTATCTATATCTGCACGTAAGAGAATCTAACGGAAAACGTAAAGTGATCCgtacataaatgtattttttctttatacgaTAATATTTGCCTGTTGTTACGCAAGAATTTAAGACATCTGTTAAGAAGTCTAATGGTTGccaaatataatcaaatatagcATCCACGGCGGTAGCTCGAGTATTCGTTACTGCAGCTAAATTAGCTCCACGACTGATCAAAGTATGTGCGCACTCGCGATGACCTTGATAAACTGCTATATGAAGAGCCGTATGATTCTCCTAAGAGGATAAAGTACGTAATATACAACTCtgtcttatataattttgtctcaataaaaaattatccgtAAACTGCAAGATCTAATATAGCTTGCCTCATCAGGTATATCAATATCAAACTCGGGTGACATTGCTTCAAGTAAAATTGTTAGTGTTTCAATATTGCCTATTCTCGCGGCAATATGAAGGAGCATACTTCCGGAGTTCTTTAATGGCCATACACcatttaacaataatatctTCGTTGCTGCTGCACTGCGCAGCATTACCCTAACGTGCAGACCAGTGATACCTAGCAAAGTTGAGCGTgattatatttgtgttattttacaATGATACACAGACACTCGCGCACGCACgttaataatatatctaattGTATGAGTTTCCTTTGACAATGACGGATTTGTGGTCAGGTATAGATCGATGATGACATAACGTgattctataatattttgtaacgttCAAGTAATTGACTGTAATAATACTCGAATTTGGAAAAGCGTTAACGGACGCCTTCGCGGCGACTAGAATCCCAACGATCTCAAGGAACTTAATCATCTCATTGAGATTGTCGCGATTCACCGATATTCCTGCTAAGAACAACGGTGTAATCTGGTTCTCATCTTTAACATTCACATCCGCTCCGCCTTCCACTAAAACGCGCACAACGTCTGCGTGATTATTTTCCACCGCCTGATGCAAGGGCGTTCTTCCCCAGCACGTAGGTACTGGTAACTAAAACAAAGCATTTAAAAATGGAGcgtaatttctatttcttttactcAGGCTTTCTACTCTTTAGTAGAAATTCAGGCGTTATGTTCGAGGTACGAACCTGCCTTCCTACGAGACTGGAATTTGTTAGCCGGAGATGATAAGCATACGGGTTATATCTGATTCGGTACTCATCAGACCCAATATCTTCAGTACATGAGTACATTTTGATGTCGATATGTGCTCCATGTTCAAGAAGCCACTTGATCACTTCAGTATTACCGTTGTACGCC
This window harbors:
- the LOC105202973 gene encoding putative ankyrin repeat protein RF_0381 isoform X2, giving the protein MENDDANHIALILTIKNGKFDDASKILECDDENKYVGPLGVLQVTALQMAAWQGNIDLLNQLCERGADINSKDKIGRCALYYAAYNGNTEVIKWLLEHGAHIDIKMYSCTEDIGSDEYRIRYNPYAYHLRLTNSSLVGRQLPVPTCWGRTPLHQAVENNHADVVRVLVEGGADVNVKDENQITPLFLAGISVNRDNLNEMIKFLEIVGILVAAKASVNAFPNSSITGLHVRVMLRSAAATKILLLNGVWPLKNSGSMLLHIAARIGNIETLTILLEAMSPEFDIDIPDEENHTALHIAVYQGHRECAHTLISRGANLAAVTNTRATAVDAIFDYIWQPLDFLTDVLNSCVTTGKYYRIKKKYIYKIRRKWQ
- the LOC105202973 gene encoding transient receptor potential channel pyrexia isoform X1, with translation MENDDANHIALILTIKNGKFDDASKILECDDENKYVGPLGVLQVTALQMAAWQGNIDLLNQLCERGADINSKDKIGRCALYYAAYNGNTEVIKWLLEHGAHIDIKMYSCTEDIGSDEYRIRYNPYAYHLRLTNSSLVGRQLPVPTCWGRTPLHQAVENNHADVVRVLVEGGADVNVKDENQITPLFLAGISVNRDNLNEMIKFLEIVGILVAAKASVNAFPNSSITGLHVRVMLRSAAATKILLLNGVWPLKNSGSMLLHIAARIGNIETLTILLEAMSPEFDIDIPDEENHTALHIAVYQGHRECAHTLISRGANLAAVTNTRATAVDAIFDYIWQPLDFLTDVLNSCVTTGKYYRIKKKYIYIKIDFSILVPEDQTQMAVVTAIIAAASNIKQLAILQHPVVETFLGLKWERLRIFFFVLIFIHLSFVIFLSNYALMIAQNDTDHVVTQTIVALWSCIFLLYNTIQVISKPKNYLRQLEPWLSFICAILSLITSIAGKFVKCSKEEIESRVHCMDWVLHSISIAILLSWMQMMLLISRVLMWGDYALMFYTVLKNILKVNQNN